The Metabacillus sediminilitoris genome window below encodes:
- a CDS encoding MFS transporter, whose product MRDTQGLRKVRKRNMFAYGIGDLFGGGSFFIIGTLFMVFLTDVVGLSPIEAGTIVALGKIWDALLDPTIGYISDNLTTKRGRRRIFFLLGIIPVAISFSMLWIPIEGTHAFKYAYFVFAYLLFNTAFGMVMVPYNTLAAEMTTDYNTRSKMTGVRMAFSQGASFLGAFFPKRIVDAFPDGQGYLVMGIVFGLLFAIPWILVYKGTWESERTVEKRVKKPFLQEFKELFLNFGTAFKNKSFNVYLAMYLGSYVAMDVFNALFFYFVAYYMLREGIYADTLSFVQITQVLFIPLVTYIAIKLGNKLTYNLSMFIWGAGIVLFSLLTQDSSIFLIYLAAFFLGSGHSGAVMIPWNVLPFVSDVDEMITMKRREGVYAGLMSFIRKSSQALAIFLVGLALNGIGYVPNAEQSLATLQGLQKLFMIVPPVLILLGILSTLGFKISPKNHKILLEEIARRKNGGKAEHVTPETRKVCESLTGYKYDKLWGGSTSQSGITNKSVS is encoded by the coding sequence ATGCGAGACACACAAGGATTAAGGAAAGTTCGTAAAAGGAACATGTTTGCATATGGAATTGGGGATTTATTTGGAGGCGGGTCCTTCTTTATCATCGGAACATTATTCATGGTTTTCCTGACCGATGTTGTTGGACTATCACCTATTGAAGCAGGAACCATAGTAGCGTTAGGGAAAATTTGGGATGCTTTGCTGGATCCGACAATTGGGTATATTTCCGATAATCTTACAACAAAGCGCGGAAGAAGACGGATCTTTTTCCTATTGGGGATTATTCCGGTTGCGATAAGTTTTAGTATGCTGTGGATACCGATTGAGGGAACTCATGCATTTAAGTATGCGTATTTTGTTTTTGCTTATTTGTTATTCAATACCGCGTTTGGAATGGTTATGGTTCCTTACAACACGTTAGCTGCTGAAATGACAACAGATTATAATACGAGATCGAAAATGACGGGAGTCCGAATGGCATTCTCTCAAGGTGCTTCCTTCTTAGGTGCGTTCTTTCCTAAAAGAATTGTAGACGCTTTCCCAGATGGACAAGGGTACCTTGTTATGGGTATTGTATTTGGTCTATTATTTGCCATTCCATGGATCCTTGTATATAAAGGGACTTGGGAAAGTGAAAGAACGGTTGAGAAAAGAGTGAAGAAACCATTCTTGCAAGAATTTAAAGAGCTTTTCTTGAATTTTGGAACTGCTTTTAAAAATAAATCGTTTAATGTTTATTTGGCTATGTATCTTGGCTCATACGTTGCCATGGATGTATTCAATGCTTTGTTCTTTTATTTTGTCGCATACTATATGCTTCGAGAAGGTATTTATGCAGATACGTTAAGTTTTGTCCAAATTACACAGGTATTGTTCATTCCGTTAGTAACCTATATAGCGATTAAACTAGGGAACAAGCTGACTTATAATCTCAGTATGTTTATTTGGGGCGCTGGTATCGTGTTATTCAGTCTATTAACACAAGACAGTTCGATCTTTTTAATCTATCTTGCAGCCTTTTTCTTAGGAAGCGGACATTCAGGTGCAGTCATGATTCCGTGGAACGTTCTGCCATTCGTCTCAGATGTTGATGAAATGATCACCATGAAGCGAAGAGAAGGGGTTTATGCCGGCTTGATGTCGTTCATTCGAAAATCTTCTCAGGCATTGGCGATCTTCCTTGTAGGACTAGCCTTAAATGGGATTGGATATGTACCAAATGCTGAGCAATCGCTTGCTACATTACAAGGTTTGCAAAAGTTATTTATGATCGTGCCTCCCGTGTTAATTTTACTAGGTATCCTCTCTACATTAGGATTCAAGATCAGTCCTAAAAATCATAAGATCCTGCTTGAAGAGATTGCGAGAAGGAAAAATGGCGGCAAGGCCGAGCACGTAACACCTGAAACAAGAAAAGTATGTGAAAGCTTAACAGGCTATAAATATGATAAACTCTGGGGCGGATCAACAAGTCAGAGTGGAATCACAAATAAATCGGTTAGTTGA